One Argonema galeatum A003/A1 genomic region harbors:
- a CDS encoding sugar transferase has protein sequence MPDLRAPIITRLRQGTGVGWLRVAILLVLDSLMLSLTWIIANSWGTPVDSFELFWKSGQEPGFLLPILVLTFGILAASGLYGTDDKRRDYLTLVKSLTLAQIVLLIIAFLYDPDLKISRSTFLLAWVLSIIFVCTERLLIQLAIVSLRRQGAIRQRIFLLGDTADIEEARKLLDKTARFDVRGQAVFPSENNQESWVKILERVRQLRVSEVFVCSWEAVRAPIFLYWELMSSGISLRVLPIGLKIPSQWSEIKMIDGLTTIRFRSPPILGSDFWTKRFVDVVVAILILMLASPLFLLIALLIKFDSPGAIFYKQKRVGLKGRHFQVWKFRTMIVNADRLQKELEARNEMKDGVMFKMKNDPRITRVGKFLRRYSLDELPQIINVLVGEMSLVGPRPFPLRDVEKMSDHHFIRHEVLPGITGLWQVSGRSDLVDFEDVFRLDLTYIQNWSLTLDFQILLQTIKVVLRKEGAY, from the coding sequence ATGCCTGACCTACGCGCTCCGATTATTACTAGGCTTCGCCAAGGCACTGGTGTAGGATGGCTTCGGGTAGCCATCCTGCTTGTGCTGGATAGCCTTATGTTGTCTTTAACTTGGATAATAGCCAACTCTTGGGGAACGCCTGTTGATTCTTTTGAGCTTTTCTGGAAGTCTGGACAAGAGCCGGGGTTTTTGTTACCGATTCTAGTATTAACCTTTGGCATACTTGCCGCTTCTGGTCTATACGGTACGGATGATAAAAGACGGGATTACTTAACGCTAGTCAAATCGCTTACCCTGGCGCAGATTGTTTTATTGATTATTGCTTTTCTTTACGATCCGGATCTTAAAATATCGCGTTCTACCTTTTTGTTGGCTTGGGTGCTGTCTATAATTTTTGTTTGCACAGAGCGGCTGTTGATTCAGTTAGCGATCGTCAGCCTACGCCGTCAAGGTGCAATACGTCAGAGAATTTTTCTATTAGGCGACACGGCAGATATTGAAGAAGCTCGTAAACTACTAGATAAAACAGCAAGATTTGATGTTCGTGGTCAAGCAGTTTTCCCTTCAGAGAACAACCAAGAATCTTGGGTAAAAATCCTCGAACGGGTTCGCCAACTCAGAGTCAGCGAAGTTTTTGTTTGCTCCTGGGAAGCTGTTAGGGCTCCTATTTTTCTTTATTGGGAGTTGATGAGTTCTGGTATCAGCCTAAGAGTTTTACCCATTGGTCTCAAAATACCCAGTCAATGGTCTGAAATCAAAATGATAGATGGGTTGACCACCATCAGATTTCGTTCTCCACCCATCCTGGGTAGCGATTTTTGGACTAAGCGTTTTGTTGATGTTGTGGTAGCCATCCTGATTTTGATGTTGGCAAGCCCCCTCTTTCTACTGATCGCACTACTCATAAAATTCGACTCACCAGGAGCGATTTTTTATAAACAGAAACGGGTGGGTCTGAAGGGGCGTCATTTCCAAGTTTGGAAATTCCGCACAATGATAGTGAATGCCGATCGGCTACAAAAAGAACTAGAAGCAAGAAACGAAATGAAAGACGGTGTTATGTTCAAAATGAAGAACGATCCCCGCATCACCCGTGTAGGAAAGTTTCTACGTCGTTATAGTCTGGATGAACTACCGCAAATCATTAACGTTCTGGTGGGTGAAATGAGTCTTGTAGGCCCCCGCCCATTTCCCCTGCGAGATGTTGAAAAAATGTCCGATCATCACTTCATACGCCATGAAGTATTGCCCGGTATTACTGGTCTGTGGCAAGTTTCCGGTCGTTCCGATCTTGTCGATTTTGAAGATGTTTTCCGTCTGGATCTAACCTATATTCAGAACTGGTCTCTTACCCTTGACTTCCAAATCCTGTTACAGACGATCAAAGTTGTGCTGCGAAAAGAAGGAGCCTACTAG
- a CDS encoding ATP-dependent Zn protease, whose amino-acid sequence MSKTALNLIAILVFAMTLSTLLGPLLNISPYVPAIATLTVLGLATLDTLSWQGQGANLLLDWLASASQEHRDRVVRHEAGHFLVAHLLGIPVTGYALTAWSAFKQGQPGQGGVTFDDRELASQLQQGIISAHLLNRYGTVWMAGIVAETLVYGDAEGGAEDRQKLGTVLAQLGRPAASYPQQQRHYALQARTLLQAHWASYEALVAAMEQRASVAECSEIVAAFCRDASKS is encoded by the coding sequence ATGAGCAAAACCGCCCTAAATTTAATTGCCATTTTAGTTTTTGCGATGACGCTTTCGACGCTTTTGGGGCCTTTGTTGAACATATCACCTTATGTGCCAGCGATCGCCACTCTGACCGTCCTGGGACTCGCCACCCTCGATACTCTCTCTTGGCAGGGACAGGGAGCCAACCTACTTCTGGATTGGCTGGCAAGTGCTTCTCAGGAGCATCGCGATCGCGTCGTCAGGCATGAAGCAGGACACTTCTTGGTAGCTCACCTTTTAGGAATACCCGTCACCGGCTATGCCCTCACCGCCTGGTCAGCCTTCAAGCAAGGACAACCTGGACAGGGGGGCGTCACATTTGACGATCGAGAATTGGCATCCCAACTGCAACAGGGAATCATATCAGCCCACCTGTTGAATCGCTACGGCACCGTCTGGATGGCTGGAATAGTTGCCGAAACCCTAGTCTACGGTGACGCGGAAGGAGGAGCCGAAGATCGGCAGAAACTGGGAACAGTTCTCGCCCAGCTGGGGCGTCCTGCCGCGTCGTACCCGCAGCAACAGCGACATTACGCTCTCCAAGCCCGCACCCTCCTGCAAGCTCACTGGGCGTCCTACGAAGCTCTCGTGGCCGCAATGGAACAAAGGGCTTCCGTGGCCGAGTGTTCTGAGATTGTCGCCGCTTTTTGCCGGGATGCCTCAAAGAGTTAA
- a CDS encoding diguanylate cyclase, giving the protein MDASILVVGSDEFQTTLLERLRYIAACTVEVTSSPKEVLPLIQAQQPDVLILQASQVGSLDLCRQMKQQTSLAWIYCILIAEQPQNAIEEILPGWNWELGFRAAALEGGADAYMWLLPNHGKGDMSWEAGLTLQNHLLQAQIQTGIGRVQIYRNLMRTNDVLSAIALADPLTELNNRRALDWELPRQIQNARVRDVPLSLLMLDIDYFKSINDNYGHLVGDRVLQLFSARLRHNLRFQDTPFRYGGEEFAIVLSNTNAQEAQQVALRLNRAIGNQCFTVDNNRALNITASIGIASLQADDDANGVSLLNRADQNLLRAKSNGRNRVICEGNQPSDETPS; this is encoded by the coding sequence ATGGATGCTTCCATTCTTGTAGTTGGAAGTGATGAATTTCAAACAACACTTCTAGAACGGCTGCGGTATATAGCAGCTTGTACGGTAGAGGTTACATCCAGTCCCAAGGAAGTGCTGCCTCTGATTCAAGCACAACAGCCCGATGTGCTGATTCTACAGGCAAGCCAAGTTGGCAGCTTGGATTTGTGTCGTCAGATGAAACAACAGACCAGTTTGGCTTGGATCTACTGCATCCTGATCGCAGAACAACCTCAGAATGCTATTGAGGAAATCCTACCGGGCTGGAATTGGGAGTTAGGATTCAGAGCAGCGGCGCTGGAAGGAGGCGCAGACGCCTATATGTGGTTACTGCCCAATCACGGAAAAGGGGATATGTCCTGGGAAGCAGGATTAACGCTCCAAAATCATCTTCTGCAAGCGCAGATTCAAACTGGGATCGGGCGAGTGCAAATCTACCGCAATCTCATGCGTACCAACGATGTGTTGTCTGCGATCGCGCTGGCTGACCCGTTGACGGAACTGAATAACCGTCGGGCTTTAGACTGGGAGTTACCCCGGCAAATTCAGAACGCCAGAGTCAGAGATGTACCTCTGAGCCTGCTGATGTTGGATATCGACTATTTCAAGTCAATCAACGATAATTATGGGCATTTAGTAGGCGATCGCGTCCTCCAGCTCTTCTCGGCTCGCCTGCGGCACAATCTGCGCTTTCAAGACACGCCCTTTCGCTATGGCGGCGAGGAATTCGCGATCGTTCTCAGCAACACAAATGCTCAAGAAGCACAACAGGTTGCCCTTCGCCTGAATCGCGCGATCGGCAACCAATGCTTTACAGTTGACAACAACCGGGCGCTAAATATTACGGCCAGTATTGGGATAGCCTCACTTCAAGCAGATGATGACGCCAACGGAGTCAGTTTACTTAATCGTGCCGATCAAAACCTGCTGCGTGCTAAATCTAATGGACGCAACCGAGTGATTTGTGAAGGAAATCAGCCATCAGACGAGACTCCCTCTTAA